The Hymenobacter sp. 5317J-9 genome has a window encoding:
- a CDS encoding nucleotide sugar dehydrogenase — MYDQLLRKEATLAVIGLGYVGLPIALEFAKQLKVIGFDINAGRVAQMKQGIDPSGELEKEAFDGCDITFTDSLEVLRQAQFYIVAVPTPIDEHAMPDLKPLLGASSSVGKVLKKGDYVVFESTVYPGCTEEDCIPVIERLSGLKFPNDFKVGYSPERINPGDKEHTLRRIVKVVSGNDQEALDTIAKVYELVVDAGVHRASSIRVAEAAKIIENTQRDVNIALMNELSMIFDRMNINTYEVLEAAGTKWNFLKFSPGLVGGHCIGVDPYYLTYKAKELGYDAKVILSGRTTNDNMGAYIARKTVQMMIKKGKDVAKSRVLVMGATFKENVEDIRNSKVADVIQELKNFSVNVDIVDPHADSNELHHEYGFRLTPNDDVRKDYDAVIVAVGHQPYAEKDEAYFKSITSDNAVLVDIKGLYRGKMTDLQYWSL; from the coding sequence GTGTACGACCAATTATTGCGCAAAGAGGCCACCCTGGCCGTTATCGGCCTCGGCTACGTGGGCTTGCCCATCGCCCTCGAATTCGCGAAGCAGCTGAAGGTCATTGGCTTCGACATCAACGCCGGCCGCGTGGCCCAGATGAAGCAGGGCATCGACCCCAGCGGTGAGCTGGAAAAAGAGGCGTTTGATGGCTGCGACATCACCTTCACCGACTCGCTGGAGGTGCTGCGCCAGGCGCAGTTCTACATCGTGGCCGTGCCCACGCCCATCGACGAGCACGCCATGCCCGACCTCAAGCCGCTGCTCGGCGCGTCGTCGTCGGTGGGCAAGGTGCTGAAAAAGGGCGACTACGTGGTGTTCGAGAGCACCGTGTACCCCGGCTGCACCGAGGAGGACTGCATTCCGGTGATTGAGCGCCTGTCGGGCCTGAAATTCCCGAATGATTTCAAGGTGGGCTACTCGCCCGAGCGCATCAACCCCGGCGACAAGGAGCACACCCTGCGCCGCATCGTGAAGGTGGTGAGCGGAAACGACCAGGAAGCCCTCGACACCATTGCCAAGGTATACGAGCTGGTGGTGGACGCCGGCGTGCACCGCGCCAGCAGCATCCGGGTGGCCGAGGCCGCTAAAATCATCGAAAACACCCAGCGCGACGTTAACATCGCCCTGATGAACGAGCTGTCGATGATTTTCGACCGCATGAACATCAACACCTACGAGGTGCTGGAAGCCGCCGGCACCAAGTGGAACTTCCTGAAATTCAGCCCCGGCCTGGTGGGCGGCCACTGCATCGGCGTCGACCCGTACTACCTGACTTACAAAGCGAAAGAGCTGGGCTACGACGCGAAAGTCATTCTATCGGGCCGCACCACCAACGACAACATGGGCGCCTACATCGCCCGCAAAACGGTGCAGATGATGATTAAGAAGGGCAAGGACGTGGCCAAAAGCCGCGTGCTGGTGATGGGTGCCACCTTCAAGGAAAACGTGGAAGACATCCGCAACTCGAAAGTGGCCGACGTGATTCAGGAGCTGAAAAACTTCTCGGTGAACGTCGACATCGTGGACCCGCACGCCGACTCCAACGAGCTGCACCACGAATACGGCTTCCGCCTCACGCCCAACGACGACGTGCGCAAAGACTACGACGCCGTGATTGTGGCCGTGGGCCACCAGCCCTACGCCGAAAAAGACGAGGCATATTTCAAATCCATCACCTCCGACAACGCCGTGCTGGTCGACATCAAAGGCCTGTACCGGGGCAAGATGACGGACCTGCAGTACTGGAGCCTGTAA
- the galE gene encoding UDP-glucose 4-epimerase GalE, producing MRTKILVTGGAGYIGSHAVVELYQAGYQPIIVDDFSNSQESAVAGIEAILGTSVPQYKIDCANEEALRGVFKAEPGIAGVIHFAAFKAVNESVKKPLAYYRNNLDSLLVLLALMPEFGVESIVFSSSCTVYGVPDQLPVTEATPTKKATSPYGATKQMAEDILTDVAAAGGPRTILLRYFNPIGAHPSAKIGELPLGVPQNLVPFITQTAAGIREQLTVYGTDYDTPDGSCVRDYIYVVDLAKAHVVAVRRLLEKKAADNVETFNVGTGRGNTVLEVVHTFEEVSGQKLNVELGPRRAGDVPAIYADATKAETVLGFKTEGTLAEALASAWKWQQTLGNG from the coding sequence ATGCGTACCAAAATTTTAGTTACGGGCGGCGCTGGCTACATCGGTTCGCACGCGGTGGTGGAGCTGTATCAGGCAGGGTACCAACCCATTATCGTCGACGATTTCAGTAATTCGCAGGAGTCGGCAGTGGCCGGCATTGAAGCCATCCTGGGCACAAGCGTGCCGCAGTATAAGATTGATTGCGCCAACGAAGAAGCGTTGCGCGGCGTGTTCAAGGCGGAGCCCGGCATTGCCGGTGTCATTCACTTCGCGGCTTTCAAGGCCGTGAATGAGTCGGTGAAAAAGCCGCTGGCGTATTACCGCAACAACCTCGACTCGCTGCTGGTCCTGCTGGCGCTGATGCCGGAGTTTGGCGTGGAGAGCATTGTGTTCTCGTCGTCGTGCACCGTGTACGGCGTGCCCGACCAGTTGCCCGTGACCGAGGCCACGCCCACCAAAAAAGCCACCTCGCCCTACGGCGCCACCAAGCAGATGGCCGAGGACATCCTCACCGACGTGGCCGCCGCCGGTGGGCCGCGCACCATCCTGCTGCGCTATTTCAACCCCATCGGGGCGCATCCGTCGGCTAAAATCGGCGAGCTGCCCCTGGGCGTGCCCCAGAACCTGGTGCCCTTCATCACCCAAACGGCGGCCGGCATTCGCGAGCAGCTGACCGTGTACGGCACCGACTACGACACGCCCGACGGCTCCTGCGTGCGCGACTACATCTACGTGGTGGACCTGGCCAAGGCCCACGTGGTGGCCGTGCGCCGCCTGCTTGAGAAAAAGGCGGCCGACAACGTGGAAACCTTCAACGTGGGCACCGGCCGCGGCAACACCGTGCTGGAGGTGGTGCACACCTTCGAGGAAGTGAGCGGCCAGAAACTGAACGTGGAGCTGGGCCCGCGCCGCGCCGGCGACGTGCCCGCCATTTACGCCGACGCCACCAAGGCCGAAACGGTGCTCGGCTTCAAAACCGAAGGCACCTTGGCCGAGGCCCTGGCCAGCGCCTGGAAGTGGCAGCAGACGCTGGGCAATGGGTGA
- the rfbB gene encoding dTDP-glucose 4,6-dehydratase, giving the protein MKILITGGAGFIGSHVVRLFVTKYPHYQILNLDALTYAGNLENLRDVENAPNYKFIKGDIADQNFIDQLFATEEPDAVIHLAAESHVDRSITDPMAFVKTNVIGTVNLLNAARHLWQPGGYDGHVFYHVSTDEVYGSLDFGPEMFTEETAYDPRSPYSASKASSDHFVRAWHHTYGLPIKLSNCSNNYGPNHFPEKLIPLAIHRLRTGQPVPVYGKGENVRDWLFVKDHATAIDAVFHQGKNGDTYNIGGVNEWQNLKLIELLCDVVDQKTGQEVGTSRKLIKFVTDRAGHDMRYAIDSSKIMHELGWKPSVTFEEGLAQTVDWYLANEDWLTSVTSGAYQDYNQKQYAGR; this is encoded by the coding sequence ATGAAAATCCTCATCACCGGTGGCGCGGGCTTTATAGGGTCGCACGTCGTGCGCCTGTTCGTCACGAAGTACCCCCACTATCAGATTCTTAACCTCGACGCGCTGACGTACGCCGGCAACCTGGAGAACCTGCGCGACGTGGAAAACGCGCCAAACTACAAGTTCATCAAGGGCGACATTGCCGACCAGAATTTCATAGACCAACTGTTTGCCACCGAGGAGCCCGACGCGGTGATTCACCTGGCCGCGGAGTCGCACGTCGACCGCAGCATCACCGACCCCATGGCGTTTGTGAAAACCAACGTCATCGGCACGGTGAACCTGCTGAACGCGGCGCGCCACCTGTGGCAGCCCGGCGGCTACGACGGCCACGTGTTCTACCACGTGAGCACCGACGAGGTGTACGGCTCGCTGGACTTCGGCCCCGAGATGTTCACCGAGGAAACGGCGTACGACCCCCGCTCGCCCTACTCGGCATCCAAGGCCTCGTCCGACCACTTTGTGCGCGCCTGGCACCACACCTACGGCCTGCCCATCAAGCTGAGCAACTGCTCGAACAATTACGGCCCCAATCACTTCCCCGAAAAGCTCATTCCGCTGGCCATTCACCGGCTGCGCACCGGCCAGCCGGTGCCGGTGTACGGCAAGGGCGAAAACGTGCGCGACTGGCTGTTTGTGAAAGACCACGCCACGGCCATCGACGCGGTGTTTCACCAAGGCAAAAACGGCGATACCTACAACATCGGCGGCGTGAACGAGTGGCAGAACCTCAAGCTCATCGAGCTGCTCTGCGACGTGGTAGACCAGAAAACGGGCCAGGAAGTGGGCACCTCGCGCAAGCTCATCAAGTTTGTGACCGACCGCGCCGGCCACGACATGCGCTACGCCATCGACTCCTCCAAAATCATGCACGAGCTGGGCTGGAAGCCGTCCGTGACCTTTGAAGAGGGCCTGGCCCAAACCGTGGACTGGTACCTTGCCAACGAGGACTGGCTGACCAGCGTGACCAGCGGTGCCTACCAGGACTACAACCAAAAGCAGTACGCCGGGCGCTAG
- a CDS encoding SDR family oxidoreductase translates to MYENPFHEQPLDNLTFLVTGGAGFIGSNIVEYLLKYGVKKVRTLDNYSNGFRKNLALFAGDARLEILDGDIRDAAVCANACEGVDVVLHEAALGSVPRSIKDPVLTNDVNVGGFVQMLTAAKNAGVKRFVYAASSSTYGDHPGLPKVEDRIGKPLSPYAVTKYANELYADVFARTYGMEIIGLRYFNIFGPRQDPGGAYAAVIPLFIDAILRNEPPTLNGDGGQTRDFTFVENCVEANIRAALVQNPEALGQVYNIAVGDRTSLVQMYDILREEAGSDLAPKFGPDRPGDIRDSLADISKANRLLGYHPQVRIREGLKKTLEWFKANQDFIQERN, encoded by the coding sequence ATGTACGAAAACCCCTTCCACGAGCAGCCGCTCGACAATCTGACCTTTCTCGTGACCGGTGGCGCCGGCTTCATCGGCTCCAACATTGTGGAGTACCTGCTGAAATACGGCGTGAAAAAGGTGCGGACGTTGGACAACTACTCCAATGGCTTCCGCAAGAACCTGGCGCTGTTTGCCGGCGATGCCCGCCTCGAAATTCTGGACGGCGACATCCGCGACGCGGCCGTGTGCGCCAATGCCTGCGAAGGCGTGGACGTGGTGCTGCACGAGGCTGCGCTGGGTTCGGTGCCGCGCTCCATCAAAGACCCCGTGCTGACCAATGACGTGAACGTGGGTGGCTTCGTGCAGATGCTGACGGCCGCCAAAAACGCGGGCGTTAAGCGCTTTGTGTACGCGGCCAGCAGCTCGACCTACGGCGACCACCCCGGCCTGCCCAAGGTAGAGGACCGCATCGGCAAGCCGCTCTCGCCCTACGCCGTGACCAAGTATGCCAACGAGCTGTACGCCGACGTGTTTGCCCGCACCTACGGCATGGAAATCATCGGCCTGCGCTACTTCAACATCTTCGGCCCGCGCCAGGACCCGGGCGGAGCCTACGCGGCGGTGATTCCGCTGTTCATCGACGCCATTCTGCGCAACGAGCCGCCCACGCTGAACGGCGACGGCGGCCAGACCCGCGACTTCACTTTCGTGGAAAACTGCGTGGAAGCCAACATCCGCGCCGCCTTGGTGCAGAACCCCGAGGCCCTGGGCCAGGTGTACAACATCGCCGTGGGCGACCGCACCTCCCTGGTGCAGATGTATGACATCCTGCGCGAGGAAGCCGGCTCCGACCTGGCGCCCAAGTTCGGCCCCGACCGCCCCGGCGACATTCGCGACTCGCTGGCCGACATCTCAAAGGCCAACCGCCTGCTGGGCTACCATCCCCAGGTGCGCATTCGCGAAGGCCTGAAAAAGACGCTCGAGTGGTTCAAAGCCAACCAGGATTTCATTCAGGAGCGCAACTAG
- the rfbA gene encoding glucose-1-phosphate thymidylyltransferase RfbA — MKGIILAGGSGTRLHPLTLAVSKQLMPVYDKPMIYYPLSILLMAGIREVLIITTPHDQAQFQKLLGDGTSLGCDFQYAVQEVPNGLAQAFVIGADFIGNDKVALVLGDNIFYGAGLESLLKANSDPSGGVVFAYHVLDPERYGVVEFDANKKALSIEEKPAKPKSNYAVPGLYFYDNDVIEIARNLQPSARGEYEITDVNREYLRRGTLKVGILGRGTAWLDTGTFESLMQAGEFVRVIEQRQGLKVGAIEEIAYRQGFIDANQLRALAEPLRKSGYGDYLMNLPEQLVVRE; from the coding sequence ATGAAAGGCATTATCCTCGCCGGCGGCTCCGGCACCCGCCTGCACCCGCTCACGCTGGCCGTCTCGAAGCAGCTCATGCCCGTGTACGACAAGCCGATGATATACTATCCGCTGTCGATTCTGCTGATGGCGGGCATTCGGGAGGTGCTGATTATCACCACGCCGCACGACCAGGCGCAGTTCCAGAAGCTGCTAGGCGACGGCACGAGCCTGGGCTGCGACTTTCAGTACGCCGTGCAGGAGGTGCCTAACGGCCTAGCCCAGGCTTTTGTGATTGGGGCCGATTTTATTGGCAACGACAAGGTGGCGCTGGTGCTCGGCGACAACATTTTTTACGGCGCCGGCCTGGAGTCGCTGCTCAAAGCCAACAGCGACCCCAGTGGCGGCGTGGTATTCGCCTACCACGTGCTCGACCCCGAACGCTACGGCGTGGTGGAATTCGACGCCAACAAAAAGGCCCTCAGCATTGAGGAAAAGCCGGCTAAACCCAAGAGCAACTACGCCGTGCCGGGCCTGTATTTCTACGACAACGACGTCATCGAAATAGCTCGCAACCTGCAGCCGAGCGCCCGCGGCGAGTACGAAATCACGGACGTGAACCGCGAGTACCTGCGGCGCGGCACTCTTAAAGTGGGCATTCTGGGCCGCGGCACGGCTTGGCTCGACACGGGCACTTTCGAGAGCCTGATGCAGGCCGGCGAGTTCGTGCGCGTGATTGAGCAGCGCCAGGGCCTGAAGGTGGGCGCCATCGAAGAAATTGCCTACCGCCAGGGCTTCATCGATGCCAACCAGCTGCGCGCCCTCGCCGAGCCGTTGCGCAAAAGCGGCTACGGCGATTACCTCATGAACCTGCCCGAGCAGTTGGTGGTGCGGGAGTAG
- a CDS encoding FAD-dependent oxidoreductase, whose protein sequence is MATPKPIILAVDDDLQVLGAIARDLRQEFSKDYRILRVNSGPEALDTIRELHEKEEPLALIVADQRMPELEGVELLTASREYFPDAKRVLLTAYADTEAAVRAINSARLDHYLMKPWDPPENLLYPTLHDLLTAWQATHKPRFDGVRLIGFQWSPLSHELKDFLSGYMVGYQWLDYETSAEAQALVKARGFDATNLPLIICADGKAVANPSKTDLANHLGIANQPLQELYDVVVVGAGPSGLAAAVYGASEGLKTLIIERQTPGGQAGTSSRIENYLGFPTGLSGAELAHRAWTQAVRLGAEFLAPQDVTKLCIQDGYKVLTLGDGREVKTKAVVLTTGVSYRTLDVPGMDRLSGAGVYYGAARTEARSCDQQDVYIVGGGNSAGQAAMYLATYARKVYIVIRGASLAASMSAYLIEQIRNTPNIELLPFSQIKEVCGQDHLEAVMLDQNGTVEKREARALFVFIGAKPSTEWVCDQVLCDGKGFVLTGRDLVTDPRYPQVWKKTREPYLLETCVPGIFSAGDSRAGAMARVASAVGEGSMAIKFVHQYLDE, encoded by the coding sequence ATGGCCACTCCGAAACCCATTATTCTCGCCGTTGATGATGACCTGCAGGTGCTGGGCGCCATTGCCCGCGACCTGCGCCAGGAATTCAGTAAAGACTACCGCATTCTGCGCGTCAACTCCGGCCCGGAAGCCCTCGATACTATCCGGGAGCTGCATGAAAAAGAAGAGCCACTAGCCCTTATTGTGGCCGACCAGCGCATGCCCGAGCTCGAAGGCGTGGAGCTGCTTACGGCCTCGCGCGAGTATTTCCCCGACGCCAAGCGCGTGCTGCTCACGGCCTACGCCGACACCGAAGCCGCTGTGCGAGCCATCAACTCGGCCCGGCTCGACCATTACCTGATGAAGCCCTGGGACCCACCCGAAAACCTCCTCTACCCCACCCTGCACGACCTGCTCACGGCCTGGCAGGCCACGCACAAGCCGCGGTTTGACGGGGTGCGGCTGATTGGGTTTCAGTGGTCGCCGCTGTCGCACGAGCTCAAGGACTTCCTCAGCGGCTACATGGTGGGCTACCAATGGCTCGACTACGAAACCAGCGCCGAAGCCCAGGCATTGGTAAAAGCCCGCGGCTTCGACGCCACCAACCTGCCGCTCATCATCTGCGCCGACGGCAAGGCCGTGGCCAACCCCAGCAAAACCGACCTGGCCAACCACCTCGGCATTGCCAACCAGCCCTTGCAGGAGCTCTACGACGTGGTGGTGGTGGGCGCCGGTCCCAGCGGCCTGGCCGCCGCCGTGTACGGCGCCAGCGAAGGCCTCAAAACCCTCATCATCGAGCGCCAGACGCCCGGCGGACAGGCCGGCACCAGCTCGCGCATCGAAAACTACCTGGGCTTCCCCACGGGCCTGAGCGGGGCCGAGCTGGCCCACCGCGCCTGGACGCAGGCCGTGCGCCTCGGCGCCGAGTTCCTGGCCCCACAGGACGTGACCAAGCTGTGCATTCAGGACGGCTACAAAGTCCTGACCCTGGGCGACGGCCGCGAGGTGAAAACCAAGGCCGTGGTGCTGACCACCGGCGTGAGCTACCGCACTCTCGACGTGCCGGGCATGGACCGCCTCAGCGGCGCGGGCGTGTACTACGGCGCGGCCCGCACCGAGGCCCGCAGCTGCGACCAGCAGGACGTGTACATCGTGGGCGGCGGCAACTCGGCCGGCCAGGCGGCCATGTACCTGGCCACGTATGCCCGCAAGGTCTACATCGTCATTCGCGGGGCCAGCCTGGCCGCCAGCATGTCGGCCTACCTCATCGAGCAGATTCGCAACACGCCCAACATCGAGCTGCTGCCCTTCTCCCAAATCAAGGAAGTGTGCGGCCAGGACCACCTCGAAGCCGTGATGCTGGACCAGAACGGCACGGTGGAAAAGCGTGAGGCCCGGGCCCTCTTCGTCTTCATCGGCGCCAAGCCCAGCACCGAGTGGGTGTGCGACCAGGTGCTATGCGACGGCAAAGGCTTCGTGCTCACCGGCCGCGACCTGGTGACCGACCCGCGCTACCCGCAGGTCTGGAAAAAGACGCGCGAACCTTACCTTCTCGAAACCTGCGTGCCCGGCATCTTCTCAGCCGGCGACAGCCGCGCCGGCGCTATGGCCCGCGTGGCCTCGGCCGTGGGCGAGGGCAGCATGGCCATCAAGTTCGTGCACCAGTATCTTGATGAATAA
- a CDS encoding ATP-binding protein: MPETPALTAADLATVTAFAGLPDATLEWLLAHGASRTAAHNEVLFEPGSPAELMTAIIRGGIQFYAVKGAQREPIFRAEAGQVTGVLPYSRLRVINGQGTAVGDTLLYTLHRDHFPALEQVSPELTQRLVAVMNDRSRDQVRNQERDDKLRALGKLSAGLAHELNNPAAAIARAAQALATRAAAKPALFVELVGHCPSPEAMRALTGLAVPAASAAPLSALARANAEDEVAEWLETQGVPDGYGLASTFIEAGLAPEALATTAALLPPAARPAAFAWLEGQLTTMQLVRDVQEAGGRISKLVADVKTYSHMDRDGGFESLDATAGLESTLNMLGFQLRQKNVAVVREYAPDLPPIRGRVSSLNQVWTNLLDNAIDALPAQGGELTLRAVREGDFVRVFLRDNGSGIPAEVLPHIFEPFFTTKQAGDGSGLGLDIAQQIIRQHDGRLEVNSEPGRTEFCAWLPVAGAQA, from the coding sequence ATGCCCGAAACTCCTGCCCTCACCGCCGCCGACCTGGCCACCGTCACGGCCTTTGCCGGCCTGCCCGACGCCACGCTGGAGTGGCTGCTAGCCCACGGCGCAAGCCGCACCGCCGCCCACAATGAAGTGCTCTTCGAGCCCGGCTCCCCGGCCGAGCTGATGACGGCCATCATTCGTGGCGGCATTCAGTTCTACGCCGTGAAGGGCGCCCAGCGCGAGCCCATTTTCCGGGCCGAGGCCGGACAGGTAACGGGCGTGTTGCCCTATTCCCGGCTGCGCGTTATCAACGGCCAGGGCACGGCCGTGGGCGACACGCTGCTGTACACGCTGCACCGGGACCATTTCCCGGCCTTGGAGCAAGTTAGCCCCGAGCTCACCCAGCGCCTGGTGGCGGTGATGAACGACCGCAGCCGCGACCAAGTGCGCAACCAGGAGCGCGACGACAAGCTGCGCGCTCTGGGCAAGCTCTCGGCCGGCCTGGCCCACGAGCTCAACAACCCTGCCGCCGCCATTGCCCGCGCCGCCCAGGCCCTGGCCACACGCGCCGCCGCCAAGCCCGCCCTGTTTGTGGAATTGGTGGGCCACTGCCCCTCGCCCGAGGCCATGCGCGCGCTCACGGGACTGGCCGTGCCGGCTGCGTCGGCCGCGCCGCTGTCGGCCCTGGCCCGCGCCAATGCCGAGGACGAAGTGGCCGAATGGCTCGAAACCCAGGGCGTACCCGACGGCTACGGCCTGGCTTCGACGTTCATTGAGGCCGGCCTAGCCCCCGAGGCGCTGGCCACCACGGCCGCCCTGCTGCCCCCGGCGGCGCGCCCGGCGGCCTTTGCCTGGCTCGAAGGCCAGCTCACCACCATGCAGCTGGTGCGCGACGTGCAGGAGGCCGGCGGCCGCATCAGCAAGCTGGTGGCCGACGTGAAAACCTACTCGCACATGGACCGCGACGGCGGCTTTGAGTCTCTGGACGCGACGGCCGGCCTGGAAAGCACACTCAACATGCTGGGCTTCCAGCTGCGCCAGAAAAACGTGGCCGTGGTGCGGGAGTACGCCCCCGATTTGCCGCCGATACGAGGCCGCGTGAGCAGCCTAAACCAGGTGTGGACCAACCTGCTCGACAACGCCATTGATGCCCTGCCGGCCCAGGGCGGCGAGCTCACGCTGCGCGCCGTGCGGGAGGGCGACTTTGTGCGCGTGTTCCTGCGCGACAACGGCTCGGGCATTCCCGCCGAGGTGTTGCCGCATATCTTCGAGCCCTTCTTCACCACCAAGCAGGCCGGCGACGGGTCGGGCCTGGGGCTTGATATTGCGCAGCAGATTATCCGGCAGCACGACGGCCGGCTGGAAGTAAATTCGGAGCCCGGCCGCACCGAATTTTGTGCCTGGCTACCGGTGGCGGGGGCGCAGGCGTAG
- the radA gene encoding DNA repair protein RadA, whose protein sequence is MAKARTVFFCQNCGAQSAKWIGRCPACGEWNTYVEEVVQKETAATTTGQWKPASTVPGGNLAKAAKSVQLGDILVEDEPRIITPDGELNRVLGGGIVPGSMVLIGGEPGIGKSTLMLQIALSLKRMKVLYVSGEESEAQIKMRAERMAAGQQSGCYILTETNTQNIFRQIDQVQPNILVIDSIQTMHSTLVESGAGSVSQVRECTAEFLKFAKETSTPVLLIGHITKDGSIAGPKILEHMVDTVLQFEGDRHLSYRILRTTKNRFGSTSELGIYEMQGDGLRQVSNPSEILLSQRGESLSGMAIGATLEGNRPLLVEVQALVSPTAYGTPQRSSTGFDAKRLQMLLAVLEKRAGLRLGQHDVFLNIAGGLRLDDPALDMAVCAAVVSSLNDLPIPGNVCLAAEVGLSGEIRAVSRLDQRLAEAEKLGFREMYVSQFNGKGLDLARFGLKVQAVSRLDEVLNGLFG, encoded by the coding sequence ATGGCCAAAGCCAGAACCGTCTTTTTCTGTCAGAACTGCGGCGCGCAGAGCGCTAAGTGGATAGGCCGCTGCCCGGCCTGCGGCGAGTGGAACACCTACGTCGAAGAAGTGGTCCAGAAAGAAACCGCGGCCACCACCACGGGCCAGTGGAAGCCCGCCAGCACGGTGCCCGGCGGCAACTTGGCCAAAGCGGCAAAATCCGTCCAGCTCGGCGACATCTTGGTGGAAGACGAGCCTCGCATTATCACCCCCGACGGCGAGCTGAACCGCGTGCTGGGCGGCGGCATCGTGCCGGGCTCCATGGTGCTCATCGGCGGCGAGCCGGGCATCGGCAAGAGCACGCTCATGCTGCAAATTGCCCTCAGCCTGAAGCGGATGAAGGTGCTCTACGTGAGCGGCGAGGAAAGCGAAGCCCAGATAAAGATGCGCGCCGAGCGCATGGCCGCCGGCCAGCAGTCGGGCTGCTACATCCTCACCGAAACCAACACCCAGAACATCTTCCGGCAGATTGACCAGGTGCAGCCCAACATCCTCGTCATCGACTCCATCCAGACCATGCACTCCACGCTGGTGGAAAGCGGCGCCGGCAGCGTGAGCCAGGTGCGCGAGTGCACCGCCGAGTTCCTCAAGTTTGCCAAGGAAACCAGCACGCCTGTGCTGCTCATCGGCCACATTACGAAGGACGGCAGCATTGCCGGCCCCAAAATCCTGGAGCACATGGTGGACACCGTGCTGCAGTTCGAGGGCGACCGGCACCTGAGCTACCGCATTCTGCGCACCACCAAAAACCGCTTCGGCAGCACCTCCGAGCTGGGCATCTACGAGATGCAGGGCGACGGCCTGCGCCAGGTGAGCAACCCCTCCGAAATCCTGCTCTCGCAGCGCGGCGAGAGCCTGAGCGGCATGGCCATCGGAGCCACGCTGGAGGGCAACCGCCCGCTGCTGGTGGAGGTGCAGGCCCTGGTGTCGCCCACGGCCTACGGCACGCCGCAGCGCAGCAGCACCGGCTTCGACGCCAAGCGCCTGCAAATGCTGCTGGCCGTGCTCGAAAAGCGCGCCGGCCTGCGCCTGGGTCAGCACGACGTGTTCCTGAACATCGCCGGCGGCCTGCGCCTCGACGACCCCGCCCTCGACATGGCCGTGTGCGCCGCCGTGGTGTCGTCGCTCAACGACCTGCCCATTCCCGGCAACGTGTGCCTGGCGGCCGAGGTCGGGCTGAGCGGCGAAATCCGCGCCGTGAGCCGCCTCGACCAGCGCCTGGCCGAAGCCGAAAAATTAGGATTCCGGGAGATGTACGTGTCGCAGTTCAACGGCAAAGGGTTGGACTTAGCCCGGTTTGGCCTGAAGGTGCAAGCCGTGAGCCGGCTCGACGAAGTATTGAATGGCCTGTTCGGTTAG